The window GGAAGAAATGGAAAATGGATGTCAGGCAACTCAGCTTCATGGGGTCCGCTACTCGACACCTGTGCCTATTCAAAAGACCCAAGTGTATGGTTGAATCCTGATTTTGACGTGGATGGTGCTATAGTCGGACAACATAATCCTTTAGCCGATCCTGCCCTCGGCAAAATCAAAACCTATAACCACTACGATTTCTTTGAGCAGGGTAATACTTTCAATAATTCAGTCAACATTGCCGGAGGAAGTGATGTTTCCACCTATTACCTTTCATTTTCAGACATGACTCAGAAAGGTGTGATCCCCAACAATAAATTCAAGAAAAACACCTTTAAAATGACAGGTGAAACAAAAATCAACGACCACTTTAAAGTCAGCGGGAGTACTCAATATCTGACCAACAGAGGCGACAGAATCCAACAGGGATCTAATGTTTCTGGTGTGATGCTTGGTTTATTGAGAACTCCTCCGACATTTGATAATGCTGCCGGTTACGAGTTCCCTGACGGCACTCAAAGGACTTACCGCCTGGGTGGAGGTTATGACAATCCATACTGGACAGCTAACAACAATAAATATACTGATAATGTTGACCGTATGATTGGTCATTTCCAACTGGATTATCTGATCAGCGACTGGATTACCATTACCTACAGACTTGGTGCTGATTTTTACAACCAGAGATGGAAGGATTATTTTGCCATCAATTCAAGAGCATTTCCTGCAGGACGTGTAACCGTTTCACAGTTCCTGTCAAGAGATTACAACTCCGATCTTTTGATTAACTTCAGGAAAAAACTGGCCAACGACCTGGAAATGAATTTCACTTTGGGACATAACATGTCGCAGCTTTACAGCTATCAGTTAAGTACAACAGCTGACGGACTGGATTTGCCAAAGTATTACAATCTTAATAACTCTTCAAACATTACCAGCTTTGAAAGCACATACCTGGTACGCAGGGCAGCCATTTTCGGAGACCTTGGTTTTGCTTACAAGAGCTTCTTATTCCTGAATATTACAGGCAGAAATGACTGGTCAACCACACTTCCTGCCGATAACAATTCGTTCTTCTATCCTTCATTTAGTGCCGGTTTTGTATTCACCGAACTCGATGCACTCAAATCAATTGAAAACATTCTTCCATTTGGTAAAATCAGAGCATCTTATGCCATTGTTGCTCTTGATGCAACTGCTTACAACACTGTTACACCTTATGTTCAGGCAGCCGCAGGTGACGGATGGACGAATGGAATTATTTTCCCGTTTATGGGTTACACAGGCTTCACCCTGAGTGACGGAATGGGCAACTCCACTCTTGTACCTGAAAAAACAAGAACCTGGGAAGTCGGTGCCGACCTGAAATTTGTCAAAAACAGACTCGGACTCGACATTTCTTACTTCAACAACTACGGTACAAACTTACTGCTGCCTGTTACCATTGCAAATTCAACAGGATTTGCCAGTTTCTACCAGAATGCTGCTGAAATGAGTTCAAAAGGTATTGAAATTGTAGGTTATGTTACACCTATCAAAAAAGATTTCCAGTGGGATATTCAGGTTAACTTCTCCAAAATCAATAACGTAGTTGAAAAGCTTGCCGAAGGAGTTGATAATCTTTTCCTTGGTGGCTTTGTTGACCCACAGATCAGGGCAGTTGCCGGTGAACCCTACAGAAGCATTTATGGCTACGACTGGTTAAGAGATTCCTTAGGAAATGTGCTGATTGATGCCGATACCACCAGCCCAACTTATGGATTCCCTATCGGTGATTATTCCTCCATGAAATCCATTGGAAAAGTTGACCCTGATTGGACTATGGGTATCACCAACAGTTTCACCTATAAAGGCTTTACATTAAGCTTCCTCTGGGACATTAAGAAAGGTGGCCTGATGTGGAATGGTACAAGAGGTGCCCTCTACTATTTTGGAACACATAAAGACACTGAAACCCGTAATCCTGAAGATGAATTTGTATTTGAAGGTGTAAAAGCTCAGTGGGATGTCAACGGTAACCTGGTTTCAACCGGTGAAACAAATGACATCAAGGTGGTTAAAGACATTAACTGGTATTTCTATGGAGAAGGAAGTGGATTTACCGGCCCAACCATTGATTTCATCGAAAATTCAGGCTGGGTTCGTTTAAGAGATCTTTACTTCGGTTATCAGTTTGCTCCGAAAATCCTCGACAAAACCTTCGTTAGAGACCTCACCCTTTACTTCTATGGAAGAAATCTCCTGCTGTTCACCGATTATAAAGGAATTGATCCTGAAACCAACCTGCTTGGTGCTTCAAATGCTCAGGGTATGGATTATTTCAACATGCCTGGTACCAAGAGCTGGGGATTCGGTTTAAAAGCAGGTTTTTAACAGTTAATTATGGTTAAACTTTTAAAGAGAATGAAAATGAAACGAAATATCAGATTTTTAGCCTTGTTGATGATTGCAGGTTTCCTTTCCACTTCCTGTAATAAGTGGATCGATCCCGACATCAACATTAACCCTGATGCTCCGTCAACGGTAACTATGGCCACACTATTACCATCTATCATGGCAAATGTCGGCTACACCACTGTCGGAGGAACAGATGTAAATATGCCCACAGCCATTTGGATTCAGCAACTCGCTGGTATTGACCGTCAGGCTGCTGCTTATGACAACTATGATTTCAAGGCAGGCGACTGCAACAACCTCTGGAACTCCAATTATTCTTCTACTATGATGGATATCAAACAGTTCATTGAACTTGCCAATGCAAAAAATTCTCCCTACAACAGAGGAATAGGTAAAGTGTTAATGGCTATTTCCTTAGGTATGACCACAGACCTCTGGGGTGATATCCCTTATACCGAAGCATTCCAGGGAGCTGATAACCTTGCCCCTGTCTTCGATAATCAGCAAGCCGTCTATACCACTATTCAAACTCTTCTGGATGAAGCCATTGCTGACTTCGAAAAACCGGAAAGTGAAAATGAAGTGGATGTCGTTGGCGACCTTATTTATGATGGAGATGTTGACCTATGGAAAGAAGCAGCCTATGGCCTTAAAGCAAGATATGCCATCCATTTAAGTGAAGTGAACGGAAACAGTGCATATACTACTGCTTTTGGCTTTATTGACAAAGCTATTTCCTCCAATGCCAACACCTTTCAGATTCCATTTGATGCTACCCCAACTGGAGCTAACCCTTTATCTCAGTATGTTGAACAAAGAGGCGATATCAGAATGGGTAAATTCTTTATTGACCTTTTAAAAACCACCAATGATCCGAGAATTGCTGTTTATGCAGCACAGGTTGGTGGTGATTATGTAGGCTCAGGGCCTGGCGAAGGAAATGCAAGTGCATCCAATCTGGGAGATGCAGTCATTGCTCAGGACGCACCTGTTATTCTGATGTCTTATCCTGAAGTGTTGTTCATCAAAGCTGAATGCGACTATAAACTCGGACGTGAAAATGATGCAAAAGGCTCATTGAAAGATGCTGTAGCCGCTTCGCTGGATTACTGGGGCGTCAATAATCCTACATGGAAAACTGCATTTGATGCTGTCATTGATGGCCTTAGCGGTGCCAATCTCTACAAAGCCATTGTTCTTCAGAAATATATTGCCCTGTTCTACCAGCTCGAAGCTTACAACGACTGGAGAAGAACAAACAATGAAATCGGACTTGTCAAGAACCAGTTTGTTCCTACAGCTATTCCCAACAGGTATCCTTATCCTCAGGAAGAAATGAGCTTTAACAAGAATTGCCCGAAAAACGTTTTGATCAGCGATAAAATCTGGTGGGATAAATAATAAACCTCCAAATACTTGTAAAAAGCCGCCTTCGGGCGGCTTTTTTTTTAGTACTGGTTTTCATAAACTTTATACTCAATAAAATAATTTTCCATTAAACTGTAACATATAAAAACTTCATCCGTCTGAATAGAAAAACAAAACAAAAAAACTTAAAAGAAAAAATGATGAAAAAGTTAATTTTACTTGCATTTTTAGTCATGCTGGTCAGCGTATCAAACACTGAAGCAAAAGACAAAAAAAACAAAAGCAATGAAGCCAACACTGAAATGAAGTTCAAACAAACCATCATACAAAAAATCAAATATCCGACTTTTGCTTCCGAGCAAAAACTTGAAGGAGATGTGTTTGTGAGCTTTGAGGTCAACAAAGACGGAAGAATCAATGTATTGCAGTCCAACTCAACCAATCTTCAGCTTGAAACCTATGTGATTGAAAAACTTAATGAGCTGAATTATCCTTTTGAGGACGTAACCGAAGCAAAAATATACAACATGAAATTCTCATTCAGGCTTTATTAAAAATCACACTCATTTAGGTTAGTTTTTTAGCGTCACCCGGATACCAGCTCTCAGGTTGTCCGGGTTTTTTATTTGTTTTTATTTAATCGATTTCAATAACTTCGCTGGCAAAATTTAACAGTAAAAATCAAAATTATGCCTGATTTATCAAAGAAAGCGATAGAAATGCCGGCTTCCCCTATCAGGAAACTCGTTCCCTTCAGCGAAGCTGCTCAGAAAAGAGGTATTAAAATTTATCATCTCAATATAGGACAGCCGGATATTGAAACCCCTGAAGAATATTGGACTGCAGTCAGAAATTTTTCAAATAAAGTCCTGGAGTATTCACATTCTGCCGGTAACGAATCGTACAGAAGAAAACTGGCTGAATATTACAAAAGCTATCAGATCAATGTAGAATACAGCGATATTCTTATAACTACAGGTGGAAGTGAAGCCGTTTTATTCGGCTTTTATGCCTGTATGAATCCGGGAGATGAAGTCATCATTCCTGAACCATTCTACACCAACTACAATGCCTTTGCTATCATGGCTGGTGTTAAGATCAGACCTATCACTGCCTATATTGAAAATGGTTTTGCACTTCCCCCCATCAGTGAATTTGAAAAGTTGATCACACCCAAAACAAAGGCCATACTTATTTGCAATCCCAATAATCCTACCGGTTATCTTTACTCAAAAGAGGAACTTGAACAACTCAGAGAGCTCGCCCTAAAATATGACCTTTTTCTTTTTGCCGATGAAGTATATCGTGAAATGGTATATGATGGGCAAAATCATACCTCGATCCTAACCTTACCGGGATTAGAAAAGCATGCTGTTGTATTTGACTCTATATCAAAAAGATACAGCGCATGTGGTGCCCGTGTGGGAGCTATTGTTTCCAAAAACAGGGAATTGATGGCCTCAGTCCTGAAATTCGGGCAGGCCAGGTTGTGCCCTCCTACTCTCGATCAGGCCGGTGCTGAAGCTTCGATTGATGTTCCTCCTGCTTATTTTGAAAATATTATTGAAGAATACTCTTCCAGAAGAAATCTTATGGTTGAGGCTTTAAATAAAATGGAAGGTGTTATATGTCCAAAACCGGGCGGAGCTTTTTATGCCATCGTCAGGCTGCCGGTTGATGATTCAGAAAAATTCTGTCAGTGGATGCTTGAATCATTTAATTATCAGGGACAGACCGTAATGATGGCACCTGCTCCGGGTTTTTATGCAACACCAGGTTGTGGAAAAAATGAAGTCAGAATTGCTTATGTATTGAAAAAAGAAAACCTTGAGAAGGCTATGATTTGCCTCGAACAGGCATTGCTTCAGTACCCCGGAAGAACCATCTGATTATCGGGCAGTTTGATAACTTTCACACAATCAGTCTTTTTTATAAGTCAACTAAGTGTATTTTTAATAAAAGCCTTTTTTAAAAGGTATTTCTGATGGCTTCAATTGGATCAAGATGAGAAGCCTGATAAGAGGGGATAAAACCTGCCACTACTCCGATAAAAGTAGAGAGGCCTATTCCTATTAATATATTGTTGACTGAAAGAAATAGCGTAATATCGTCCTGAAGTTGATTGGCAATGAAAATTAAAATGATCACCAGTAAAAGCCCGATTAAACCACCAATCAGGCATAAAATAACAGATTCTCCCAAAAACTGAGCAAGAATAAAATATCTTGGAGCACCCAGGGCTTTCTCAATTCCTATTAAAAAAGTCCGTTCTTTTACAGAAACAAACATAATGTTGGCGGTCCCGAATCCTCCGACCAAAATAGAGAACGCTGCAATAATCCATCCCATCAGGCTCAGGCTTCTGAATATATCATTCAGTTTTTCACTGATAAAACTTGCTCTGTTCAAGGCAAAATTATCCTCATCTGAGGGTTGCAGCCTTCGGATTGAACGCATTATCCCCCTGATTTCATCTTCAAAATCCTCAATTTCAATATTTCCTTTACTTTTTGCCTTTATTGTTGCATCGAGATTTTTGGTATTTGAACCAAATAACTGACGTGCATTGGTAATGGGGATAAAAACAAGATTATCAGTATCATCAAAACTTAAGCCTCCTCCCTTTTTCTCAAGCACACCAATGACAACATATTTTTTA of the Sphingobacteriales bacterium genome contains:
- a CDS encoding FtsX-like permease family protein, whose product is MPRWSQIVAILKESFSFAISNLRNNLLRTLLSMLAIIIGIFTIISILSFISSLNKNIRNSVNQLGGDIVYIQKWPWLFQNDYPWWKFVNRPEVSYNEYQLLEKKSVSSESVAMVMGIYGKTIASADNQVKNIYIAAVTFNYPVMSEMKIQEGRFFTENEVITASSKIILGSRIAELLFPDENPIGKTVKLLNKKYVVIGVLEKKGGGLSFDDTDNLVFIPITNARQLFGSNTKNLDATIKAKSKGNIEIEDFEDEIRGIMRSIRRLQPSDEDNFALNRASFISEKLNDIFRSLSLMGWIIAAFSILVGGFGTANIMFVSVKERTFLIGIEKALGAPRYFILAQFLGESVILCLIGGLIGLLLVIILIFIANQLQDDITLFLSVNNILIGIGLSTFIGVVAGFIPSYQASHLDPIEAIRNTF
- a CDS encoding SusC/RagA family TonB-linked outer membrane protein, with the translated sequence MRKFTILLALLCLFGVLAVNAQKRVITGKVTAAEDNSALPGVTVLVKGTTIGTVTDVKGEYQITVPEKSNTLVFSFIGRKTVEVAIGSNYNISIAMEEDILKIDEVVVTAIGISREAKALGYSVQNIGNEVLEKAQTPNFINSLNGRVAGLQVVNSSGAAGSSAYMTIRGAASITGNNQPLIVIDGVPIDNGGGVGDVDGVALSNRGIDINPDDIASIAVLKGGAAVALYGLRAANGAIIITTKKGGSSTGKKVSVSWNSSISFEKVNKLPELQTKYGQGRNGKWMSGNSASWGPLLDTCAYSKDPSVWLNPDFDVDGAIVGQHNPLADPALGKIKTYNHYDFFEQGNTFNNSVNIAGGSDVSTYYLSFSDMTQKGVIPNNKFKKNTFKMTGETKINDHFKVSGSTQYLTNRGDRIQQGSNVSGVMLGLLRTPPTFDNAAGYEFPDGTQRTYRLGGGYDNPYWTANNNKYTDNVDRMIGHFQLDYLISDWITITYRLGADFYNQRWKDYFAINSRAFPAGRVTVSQFLSRDYNSDLLINFRKKLANDLEMNFTLGHNMSQLYSYQLSTTADGLDLPKYYNLNNSSNITSFESTYLVRRAAIFGDLGFAYKSFLFLNITGRNDWSTTLPADNNSFFYPSFSAGFVFTELDALKSIENILPFGKIRASYAIVALDATAYNTVTPYVQAAAGDGWTNGIIFPFMGYTGFTLSDGMGNSTLVPEKTRTWEVGADLKFVKNRLGLDISYFNNYGTNLLLPVTIANSTGFASFYQNAAEMSSKGIEIVGYVTPIKKDFQWDIQVNFSKINNVVEKLAEGVDNLFLGGFVDPQIRAVAGEPYRSIYGYDWLRDSLGNVLIDADTTSPTYGFPIGDYSSMKSIGKVDPDWTMGITNSFTYKGFTLSFLWDIKKGGLMWNGTRGALYYFGTHKDTETRNPEDEFVFEGVKAQWDVNGNLVSTGETNDIKVVKDINWYFYGEGSGFTGPTIDFIENSGWVRLRDLYFGYQFAPKILDKTFVRDLTLYFYGRNLLLFTDYKGIDPETNLLGASNAQGMDYFNMPGTKSWGFGLKAGF
- a CDS encoding pyridoxal phosphate-dependent aminotransferase, translated to MPDLSKKAIEMPASPIRKLVPFSEAAQKRGIKIYHLNIGQPDIETPEEYWTAVRNFSNKVLEYSHSAGNESYRRKLAEYYKSYQINVEYSDILITTGGSEAVLFGFYACMNPGDEVIIPEPFYTNYNAFAIMAGVKIRPITAYIENGFALPPISEFEKLITPKTKAILICNPNNPTGYLYSKEELEQLRELALKYDLFLFADEVYREMVYDGQNHTSILTLPGLEKHAVVFDSISKRYSACGARVGAIVSKNRELMASVLKFGQARLCPPTLDQAGAEASIDVPPAYFENIIEEYSSRRNLMVEALNKMEGVICPKPGGAFYAIVRLPVDDSEKFCQWMLESFNYQGQTVMMAPAPGFYATPGCGKNEVRIAYVLKKENLEKAMICLEQALLQYPGRTI
- a CDS encoding SusD/RagB family nutrient-binding outer membrane lipoprotein yields the protein MKRNIRFLALLMIAGFLSTSCNKWIDPDININPDAPSTVTMATLLPSIMANVGYTTVGGTDVNMPTAIWIQQLAGIDRQAAAYDNYDFKAGDCNNLWNSNYSSTMMDIKQFIELANAKNSPYNRGIGKVLMAISLGMTTDLWGDIPYTEAFQGADNLAPVFDNQQAVYTTIQTLLDEAIADFEKPESENEVDVVGDLIYDGDVDLWKEAAYGLKARYAIHLSEVNGNSAYTTAFGFIDKAISSNANTFQIPFDATPTGANPLSQYVEQRGDIRMGKFFIDLLKTTNDPRIAVYAAQVGGDYVGSGPGEGNASASNLGDAVIAQDAPVILMSYPEVLFIKAECDYKLGRENDAKGSLKDAVAASLDYWGVNNPTWKTAFDAVIDGLSGANLYKAIVLQKYIALFYQLEAYNDWRRTNNEIGLVKNQFVPTAIPNRYPYPQEEMSFNKNCPKNVLISDKIWWDK